One window from the genome of Hydra vulgaris chromosome 02, alternate assembly HydraT2T_AEP encodes:
- the LOC136077093 gene encoding uncharacterized protein LOC136077093, whose product MAEEKAVAEEKVKSRKRARHWDDEETKILISKWSEDNIQEKLKSCTRKGKIWEEILLFLQASGYEDRDKEMCKTRIHTLTSAYRNYIDNKRNTSGTGPSKKPSCFDEIDKVLSDKPTTLPTFLKSSSGMNVVIEKTAEVNNFNNCVNELVNCEHIDIETTPSSSKSEELVKKDNSFYFKKSKKKKSRSEVMFEQLNATVNKFMTSQADIDHKILESILENHKQEESCVILKVRQVEDLYFIEIELSLADLTLEKLTCTIKEEFSVQDNASLLITKLPNVLIRNDKDVKRLKSGTEIEFLIMIKKM is encoded by the exons ATGGCGGAGGAAAAAGCTGTTGCTGaagaaaaagttaaatctaGAAAGAGAGCTAGACATTGGGATGATGAGgaaacaaaaatactaattagtAAATGGTCAGAAGATAATATCCAAGAAAAGTTGAAGTCATGCACAag aAAAGGAAAAATTTGGGAGGAAATTTTGCTATTCTTGCAAGCTTCTGGATATGAAGACAGAGATAAAGAGATGTGTAAAACAAGAATTCACACATTGACAAGTGCATATCGcaattatattgataataaacgAAATACAAGTGGGACTGGTCCTTCCAAAAAACCATCCTGCTTTGATGAAATTGATAAGGTTCTTAGTGACAAACCAACCACATTaccaacttttttgaaaagttcCTCAGGCATGAatgttgttattgaaaaaactgcagaagtgaataattttaataattgtgtTAATGAGTTAGTAAACTGTGAACATATAGACATTGAAACTACTCCGTCAAGTTCTAAATCTGAAGAGTtggtaaaaaaagataatagtttttactttaaaaaatccaaaaagaaaaaatcaagaagTGAGGTAATGTTTGAACAATTAAATGCCactgttaataaatttatgaccTCTCAGGCTGATattgatcataaaattttagaaagtatTTTAGAAAACCACAAACAAGAAGAATCATGTGTTATATTAAAAGTTCGTCAAGTtgaagatttatattttattgaaatagaaCTTTCATTGGCAGATTTGACACTAGAAAAACTTACTTGCACAATAAAAGAGGAATTTTCAGTTCAAGATAATGCATCTTTATTGATTACCAAGTTACCAAATGTACTTATCCGAAATGATAAGGATGTTAAACGTCTTAAAAGTGGGACTGAGATAGAGtttttaattatgattaaaaaaatgtga
- the LOC136076218 gene encoding uncharacterized protein LOC136076218: MVNCWNEDDWIKNIRMSKAAFNYLCKEVSPFMPIQGTNFRKSLPLEMKLAVTLYFLSGSADYRTIANLFGLGKSTVCTIVHRICKHFVDNLMKKYISLPSREETMEIIVSFEKLYGFPQVVGAVDGCHIRIKAPHKNSEDYINRKEYHSIILQGLVDSKYLFRDIFVGWTGKSHDSRVFKNSPLYKECLARTFLPTNLSKIIDNIEIGPLILGDSAYPLKNWLMKPYSDRGNLSIEEAKFNVSLSKCRVVVENGFGRLKGRFQCLLKRLDTTVEHTVNIVTTCCILHNFCTLTKQKYLNEWIEQTEIDLVNPILNHSCIELDNKAEFIRNSIKKHYFTTV; encoded by the coding sequence ATGGTAAACTGTTGGAACGAAGATGATTGGATAAAAAACATAAGAATGTCTAAAGCAGCCTTTAATTATCTGTGCAAGGAAGTTTCACCTTTTATGCCTATACAAGGCACTAACTTTCGTAAATCTTTGCCTTTAGAAATGAAGTTAGCTGTGacactttactttttaagtgGATCTGCAGATTACCGAACAATAGCCAATTTATTTGGCTTAGGAAAATCAACTGTTTGTACAATAGTTCACagaatttgtaaacattttgttGATAACTTAATGAAGAAATACATTTCCTTACCCTCAAGGGAAGAAACAATGGAGATTATagtaagttttgaaaaattatatggTTTTCCACAAGTAGTTGGAGCAGTTGATGGATGTCACATAAGAATAAAGGCTCCTCATAAAAATTCAGAGGACTATATAAACAGAAAAGAATATCACTCCATTATTTTACAGGGATTGGTAGACAGCAAGTATTTATTTAGAGATATTTTTGTAGGGTGGACTGGCAAATCACACGATTCaagggtttttaaaaattctcccTTATATAAAGAGTGTCTGGCTAGAACCTTTTTACCtacaaacttatctaaaataattgataatattgaaattggTCCTCTTATCCTTGGTGATTCAGCATATCCCCTTAAAAATTGGCTTATGAAACCTTACTCAGATCGTGGAAATCTTAGTATAGAAGAAGCAAAGTTTAACGTTTCTCTTAGTAAATGTCGTGTGGTGGTGGAGAATGGATTTGGAAGATTAAAAGGTCGATTTCAATGTCTTTTAAAGAGATTAGATACAACAGTTGAACACACAGTCAATATTGTTACAACATGTTGTATACTACATAACTTCTGTACTTTGACAaagcaaaagtatttaaatgaaTGGATTGAACAAACAGAAATTGACTTAGTAAACCCTATATTAAACCACAGTTGCATTGAACTTGACAATAAAGCTGAGTTTATTAGAAAttccataaaaaaacattattttacaacTGTTTAg
- the LOC136076217 gene encoding uncharacterized protein LOC136076217, protein MNGNSIEIKHQIVVNLSINDTTIDLECLVADIVPEYQMLLGMDAIRLLGGVQVGRDGETINFNVEQLTIGATAVSQEKTSEVSSSTILKLIDKDFVAEFKNGSWSVSWKWLMEPPTLTNKIPNYHISEDVKSEYAMEISEWIAQGWLKPFEGRCNGIIPLMAVTQRNKLKIRPVMDYRELNQYVSSHTADGDVCSTKLRNWRKLGENLEIIDLKKAYLQIRVDEALWKYQVVEYEGQRYCLTRLGFGLNVAPRIMTKILKKVLSLDKFVESGTDSFIDDIIVNNNIVSSCRVQELLKKYGLDSKLPEKLVGGRVLGLRVYKQCNQVRWKRDNIPKVPEGKMTRRQIFSWCGQLTGHFPIANWLRPSRSYLKRVSSSCGWDSLVNERVVKLVSSLNERLTKEDPVHGSWNVKNISEATVWCDASSLAVGIVLEVAGEIVEDCSWLRKQDDTAHINLAELEAVIKGINLARKWGFECINIKCDSATVVGWLSSLIIGDKPVRVHGLGEPLVRRRLSLIEDLVKECNIKLKLFLVKSAENKADALTRVPQNWLHANHSAMTANIVPPDVKSFHNLHHFGVNRILYLMKQTYPKEKICRKDVESVVKSCERCLSVDPSPIRWEEGNLDVGKSWHRLAIDITHYKSEIYLSIIDCGKRSKFAIWRRLQNEKETTVCFHLEEIFRERGPPWQVLLDNSKTFRSKLVGELCADWGVSILFRCAYRPSGNGIVERHHRTIKRMAARSGKDPLKMVYWYNIAPRKNGEETSLPYKAIFSYE, encoded by the coding sequence ATGAATGGAAACTCAATTGAAATAAAACACCAGATTGTTGTTAATCTTTCTATAAATGATACCACCATCGATTTGGAATGCCTGGTGGCAGACATTGTTCCCGAATATCAAATGCTACTTGGTATGGACGCAATACGACTGCTTGGAGGTGTCCAAGTCGGGAGAGACGGCGAAACCATAAACTTCAATGTGGAACAACTAACTATCGGTGCTACTGCTGTTTCTCAAGAAAAAACGAGTGAAGTATCCTCGTCTACTATTCTAAAGCTGATTGATAAAGACTTCGTAGCAGAATTCAAAAATGGCAGTTGGAGCGTGTCTTGGAAATGGCTGATGGAACCACCAACTTTAACTAACAAAATTCCAAACTATCATATCTCTGAGGACGTTAAAAGTGAGTACGCAATGGAAATAAGTGAATGGATAGCACAGGGATGGCTGAAACCATTTGAAGGGAGATGTAATGGCATCATTCCATTGATGGCAGTAACTCAAcgaaataagttaaaaatacgTCCGGTGATGGACTACCGGGAGTTGAATCAATATGTATCCAGTCATACTGCAGATGGCGATGTTTGCAGTACCAAACTTCGCAACTGGAGAAAGTTGGGCGAAAATCTTGAGATAATCGACTTAAAGAAAGCGTACCTGCAAATTCGTGTCGACGAAGCATTATGGAAATATCAAGTTGTGGAATATGAAGGGCAGCGTTACTGTCTAACAAGATTGGGTTTTGGTTTAAATGTGGCGCCCAGAATAATGactaaaatcttaaaaaaggtattatccTTAGATAAATTTGTCGAGTCTGGGACGGATTCATTTATTGATGATATCATTGTCAATAACAACATAGTGTCAAGTTGCAGAGTTCAAGAACTCTTGAAAAAATATGGCTTGGATTCTAAGTTGCCAGAAAAACTTGTCGGTGGTCGTGTGCTTGGATTGCGAGTGTACAAACAATGCAACCAAGTCCGTTGGAAACGTGACAACATACCCAAAGTTCCGGAAGGAAAAATGACACGTCGGCAAATCTTTTCTTGGTGCGGACAGCTGACCGGACATTTTCCAATAGCAAATTGGCTGCGCCCTTCGCGCAGCTATCTAAAAAGAGTTTCGAGTAGTTGTGGATGGGACTCTTTGGTGAACGAACGAGTTGTTAAATTAGTAAGCAGTTTGAATGAAAGACTTACAAAGGAAGATCCCGTTCATGGGTCATGGAACGTCAAAAACATTTCTGAAGCAACAGTGTGGTGCGATGCAAGCAGCTTAGCTGTTGGCATAGTTTTGGAAGTGGCTGGGGAAATAGTAGAAGACTGTTCGTGGCTGAGGAAACAAGATGATACGGCTCACATTAATCTTGCAGAGTTAGAAGCCGTGATAAAAGGAATTAATCTAGCAAGAAAATGGGGATTCGAATGTATTAACATAAAGTGTGATTCGGCTACTGTTGTCGGTTGGTTGAGCTCCTTAATTATCGGTGACAAACCCGTTCGAGTACACGGTCTTGGAGAACCACTTGTCCGTCGCCGGTTGTCGCTAATTGAAGATCTGGTGAAGGAgtgcaatataaaattaaaacttttcctGGTAAAGTCAGCAGAAAACAAAGCCGATGCTCTTACGAGGGTACCACAGAACTGGCTGCATGCAAACCATTCTGCAATGACAGCAAACATTGTACCGCCTGACGTGAAGTCGTTtcataatcttcatcactttgGAGTCAATCGAATACTTTATTTGATGAAACAAACATATCCGAAGGAGAAAATTTGCCGAAAAGACGTTGAATCAGTCGTGAAAAGTTGCGAAAGATGTTTATCGGTGGATCCTTCGCCGATTAGATGGGAAGAAGGAAATCTTGACGTTGGAAAGAGCTGGCATCGTTTGGCTATTGACATAACCCACTACAAATCAGAGATTTATTTGTCTATTATTGACTGTGGAAAAAGGAGCAAGTTTGCAATTTGGAGAAGGCTACAGAACGAGAAAGAAACAACAGTGTGCTTCCATTTAGAAGAAATATTCCGAGAAAGAGGACCTCCGTGGCAAGTTCTACTTGACAACAGCAAGACTTTTCGCTCAAAACTCGTTGGTGAATTATGCGCAGATTGGGGAGTGTCCATCTTGTTTCGTTGCGCTTACAGGCCATCTGGAAATGGAATTGTTGAACGTCATCATCGCACAATCAAGCGCATGGCAGCCAGAAGTGGCAAAGACCcgttaaaaatggtatattggTATAACATAGCTCCCAGAAAAAATGGCGAGGAAACATCGCTCCCCTACAAAGCTATATTTTCCTACGAGTGA